The following DNA comes from Phytohabitans rumicis.
AGCGGTGTGTTCGTGAACGTCACCGTCTCGCCGGCGTACGGGGTGTCCGCACAGCTGGCGCTGTTGTTCACCGTGACGTTCTTGTCCGCCTCGCCCTGGTAGTTGGCCGGGGTGGTCTCGTGCACGGTGTAGCTGCCGAAGAGCAGGTTGTCGAAGCATGCCTGCCCGTTCGCGTCGGTTGCCTTGGTGACACCGTTGACGGTGAAGTCGACGCCCGCGTGCGGGTGGTCGCCGGCGCCGTCCGCGACGTGCTTGCGCAGCTTGGTGACCAGGATGGCGCCGCGCTGGCGCGGGTCGACGAACGTGAGCTCGACGGTGGAGTCCGCGGTCACCGTTACGTGCTGGTCAGCCGCGCCCTCATGGCCGGGCGGGACCACGGTCTCGACCACCCAGTATTCGCCCTGCAGGACCGCGGTGATCGTGCAGCTGCCGGTGGGCAGCGTGGTCGTGCAGGACTTGCCCGCGACGAGGGTGTCCTCGGCGCCGCGGCTGCCGCCGACCGGCGCGTTGTCCGCGTACAGCTGGAACGTGGCGCCGGCCAGCTTGGTGCCGGCGTCGTCGACCTTCAGGATCTTGACGGAGCCGCAGTTGCTGATGTTGACCGGCACCGGTGGCACGAAGTCCTTCAGCGCCGCGGTGAACGAGTCGGACGAGCGGCTCTTGAGGTACGCCGCGCCGAATCCGGCGCACACGTTCGGGTTGGGGAACAGCGCCGACAGCTTGACCTGCGCCTCACCGAACGTGCGTGCGCTCTGTCCGCCCAGCCCGTCGCTGTCGGCTGCCGGAATGTTCGAGGTGTTGATCGAGCCGGTGGCCAGGTTCGAGGCGGTCAGGTCGGTCGCCGGTCCCCACGCGCTGCCGGTCCAGCGGCGGATGAACAGCTGCGGGTTGGTGCCGCCCTGCGACAGGTCGTAGATGATGAGCAGGTCGCCAGCGGTCCGCACGGGGGTCACCCCGTTCGACGAGAGCGTGCTGCTCTGGTTGAACTCGAAGTCCATGTTGGTGGTGCCCTGCGGGTCCTGCACCCGGGACCAGAACAGGTTCAGGAACCCGGTCGCGGTGGTGCCCTCCTGGTACACGCCGAAGAACTTCAGGTCGCTCTTGTTGGGCGGAATGCTGCCATCGACCACCGACGGCACTGCGGTGTCCTCTTTGGACCCTTGACCGAACGACTCGTCGGTGGGGCCGCTGGCCGTGTCCTGCTTGCGGGTCTCAGCGACGCTCGCCCAGTCGATCGACGGCGCGGGGTCGTCGACCTTGAGGTTCGCGTCGGTGTCGATCTCAAAGTTGCTGCCGGGCAGGCTCACCTCCGGGTGACTCGCCGCAGCCATCGTGGGCGCGAGGACCATTGCTCCGCCCACCACCGCGACCAGCGCGGCGCGACTCCATCGGTACATGACCGATCCCCCAAAACTCCCTGAGGAGTGCAGGGGCTGCGCCGGCTGGTTCACCGTTAAGCCCGCCGCCCCGAGGACGCAGCCGATACACCAATCGGCGCAAACGCTAGGCCGGGCGGTTGTTCACTTTCTGTTAACGGAAAGTAACTGTACGTTCGGCGTCCGAAATAGGCTGAATCGGCAGGCGAATGTGCAGGTCAGGCCGGTTCGAGGCGGATAATGATCTGCTTGGAGGTCGGGGTGTTGGAGCCGGTCGCGGTGGAGTCCAGCGGGACGAGAACGTTGGCCTCGGGGAAGTACGTGGCGGCGCAGCCGCGCGCCGACGGGTAGGCGACCACGCGGAACCGCGGCGCCCGCCGCTCGACCTCGTCGGACCACTCCGAGACCAGGTCGACCATCGTGCCGTCGGCGATGCCCAGGGCCTTGAGGTCGTCCGGGTTGACGAAGACCACCCGGCGACCCGCGTGGATGCCCCGGTAACGGTCGTCCATCCCGTAGATCGTGGTGTTGTACTGGTCGTGGCTGCGCACGGTCTGCAGCAGCAGCCGGCCCTCGGGCACCTCGATCAGCGACAGCGCCCCCGCGGTGAAGTGGGCCTTGCCGGACGGGGTCGGAAACTCCAGCCGGTCGCGCGGCGGGTGCGGCAGCGTGAAACCGCCCGGACGGGCCACCCGGGCCTCGAAGTCATCGAAACCGGGCACGGTCGCCGCGATCACGTCGCGGATCGCCCGGTAGTCCGCCTCGTACTCGGCCCAGGGGATCGGCGAATCGGGCGCCAGCGCACGGGCCAGCCGGGACACGATCGACACCTCGGACAGCAGCGTCTCGGCGGCCGGGGCCAGGCGGCCGCGCGAGGAGTGCACGGCGGACATCGAGTCCTCGACGGTGACGAACTGCTCGCCGGAGAGCTGCCGGTCGCGCTCGGTGCGCCCGAGGCAGGGCAGGATCAGCGAGGTCTCGCCGGGGACCACGTGCGAGCGGTTGAGCTTCGTGGACACGTGCACCGTCAGCGCGCAGGACCGCAGCGCCGCCTCGGTCACCGCCGTGTCCGGGGTGGCGGCCGCGAAGTTGCCGCCGAGCGCCATGAAGACGCGTACCCGTCCGTCGCGCATCGCCCGGAGGGCAGCGACCGTGTCGTACCCAGTGGTCGTCGGCATGGCGACGCCGAGCAGGTCGCCGACGGCGGCCGACCAGCGCGGCGGCTCGTGCCAGATGCCCATGGTGCGGTCGCCCTGGACGTTGGAGTGGCCGCGGACCGGGCACAGGCCGGCGCCGGGCCGGCCGATCATGCCGCGCAGCAGTTGCACGTTGACGAGCTCGCGGATGGTGGCGACCGCCTCGCGCTGCTGGGTCAGGCCCATCGCCCAGCACACGATCGTCGCGTCGGAGGCGGCGAACATCTTGGCCGCCGCCACGATCTCTTCGCGCGCCAGGCCGGTCGCCGCCGCCACGCCGGCCCAGTCGAGGGTACGGAGTACGGCCCGGTAGCCGTCGAAACCGCTCGTGTAGCGGTCCACAAAGGACCGGTCGACCTCGCCCCACTCGACGAGCAGCGAGGCGATGGCGCGGAAGAGCGCCTGGTCGCCGCCGACCCGGATGTGCAGGAAGCGGTCGGCCAGCGGCGTGCCCTTGCCGACCAGGCCACGCGGCTTCTGCGGGTTGCGGAAATTGATCAGTCCGGCCTCGGGCAGCGGGTTGATCGCCAGGATCTTGGCGCCGCGGCGCTTGGCCTCCTCCAGGGCGGAGAGCATGCGCGGATGGTTGGTGCCGGGGTTCTGGCCCACCACGACGATCAGCGCGGCCCGGTGGATGTCCTCCAGGGTGACCGAGCCCTTGCCGACCCCGATGGCGCCGGTCAGCGCGACACCGGACGACTCGTGGCACATGTTGGAGCAGTCCGGCAGGTTGTTGGTGCCGTGCGCGCGGGCCAGCAGTTGGTAGAGGAACGCGGCCTCGTTGGACGTACGGCCGGAGGTGTAGAAGACCGACTCCGCCGGCTCGGCCTCGCGCAGGTGCCGGGCGGTCAGCGCGAACGCGTCGTCCCACGAGATCGGGGTGTAGTGGTCGGCGCCGGGGGCGCGGACCATCGGCGAGGTGAGCCGGCCCTGCTGCCCGAGCCAGTGGTCGGACTGCTCGGCCAGAGCGGAGATCGGGTGCTCGGCGAAGAACTCCGGCGTGATCCGGCGCAGGGTGGCTTCCTCGGCGACCGCCTTGGCGCCGTTCTCGCAGAACTCGGTGTGCGAGCGCGCGCCGGGGGCCGGCTCGGGCCAGGCGCAGCCCGGACAGTCGAAGCCGTTCGCCTGGTTGATCCGCAAGAGGGTGAGGGCGGTACGGCGTACCCCCATCTGCGCGAAGCTCGCGCCCAGCGCGTGGGTGACCCCCGGCAGCCCGGCCGCGGACCGCTCCGGGGGCTCGATCCGCAGGTCGCGGTCGCCGATGTCGTCTTTTGGCGGCTTCCTTGCCATGCTCGCACGATAGCGCGGTGCGGTCGCTCGATAGGGTGTGGCTGACCGTACGGAGGCGATCATGAACAACGAGGCCATCGAGCCCACCGAGCAGCCGCAAGATTCGATCCTGCTCGATGAGCCGTCAACGGCTGACCTGCGCGCCAAGGTGACCGAGGCGTGGCGGGAGTTCGCCGCGGCGCTGGCCGCCGTCCTCCCGACCCTGCCGCCCGGCGCGATGCTGGAACTGACCCTGGATCCGACCGCGTCGGGCACCGGCGACGCGATCTACTCGGTGACCATCGGGGTCGCCGAGGAGGGGCGGATCAACGCGCTGGCCGTCGGCAACGCCGGGCTACCGCCGGGCTTCCGGATGGACCGCGCGGCGGTCGCGGACCTGGTCGCGCTCGGCTGGTCGCCGCCCGGGGTCGTGGAGGGTTCCGGGGACTCCTTCGGCCTGCGCGCGCCGGTGTCCGGCGCGACCCGCCTCGCCGCCACGATCTCCAGGACGCTCCGCGACGTGTACGGGGCGCCGCACCCCGCGTTCCTGGTCTATCTGGTGCACGACGCCGACGACGCGCCGCTGTCGGTGCCCCCGCTCGGCACCGCCCGGCCCGAGGGCGCGATCGACGAGGCCGACATCGACCTGGCAG
Coding sequences within:
- a CDS encoding MSCRAMM family protein, encoding MYRWSRAALVAVVGGAMVLAPTMAAASHPEVSLPGSNFEIDTDANLKVDDPAPSIDWASVAETRKQDTASGPTDESFGQGSKEDTAVPSVVDGSIPPNKSDLKFFGVYQEGTTATGFLNLFWSRVQDPQGTTNMDFEFNQSSTLSSNGVTPVRTAGDLLIIYDLSQGGTNPQLFIRRWTGSAWGPATDLTASNLATGSINTSNIPAADSDGLGGQSARTFGEAQVKLSALFPNPNVCAGFGAAYLKSRSSDSFTAALKDFVPPVPVNISNCGSVKILKVDDAGTKLAGATFQLYADNAPVGGSRGAEDTLVAGKSCTTTLPTGSCTITAVLQGEYWVVETVVPPGHEGAADQHVTVTADSTVELTFVDPRQRGAILVTKLRKHVADGAGDHPHAGVDFTVNGVTKATDANGQACFDNLLFGSYTVHETTPANYQGEADKNVTVNNSASCADTPYAGETVTFTNTPLSKITVSFESQVPGGTAATIACTGLTATPPDGTPSAFDDTSETFQDLIPGTYTCTVVIDP
- a CDS encoding T3SS (YopN, CesT) and YbjN peptide-binding chaperone 1, with product MNNEAIEPTEQPQDSILLDEPSTADLRAKVTEAWREFAAALAAVLPTLPPGAMLELTLDPTASGTGDAIYSVTIGVAEEGRINALAVGNAGLPPGFRMDRAAVADLVALGWSPPGVVEGSGDSFGLRAPVSGATRLAATISRTLRDVYGAPHPAFLVYLVHDADDAPLSVPPLGTARPEGAIDEADIDLAASVRESGLGDVIDLDEQVRMVVGALMKSAPDQLQVDSDGDIGIRAGSAMVFVRVRDNPPLVDVFSPVLTEVEPTEQLYVKLSELTNRMPIGRLYCTNDTVWASIPVMGRNFQPTHLMLAVQVMTGLADELDDRLHGEFGGKRFFGEGDKPSNRDADDHRTGMYL
- a CDS encoding FdhF/YdeP family oxidoreductase; protein product: MARKPPKDDIGDRDLRIEPPERSAAGLPGVTHALGASFAQMGVRRTALTLLRINQANGFDCPGCAWPEPAPGARSHTEFCENGAKAVAEEATLRRITPEFFAEHPISALAEQSDHWLGQQGRLTSPMVRAPGADHYTPISWDDAFALTARHLREAEPAESVFYTSGRTSNEAAFLYQLLARAHGTNNLPDCSNMCHESSGVALTGAIGVGKGSVTLEDIHRAALIVVVGQNPGTNHPRMLSALEEAKRRGAKILAINPLPEAGLINFRNPQKPRGLVGKGTPLADRFLHIRVGGDQALFRAIASLLVEWGEVDRSFVDRYTSGFDGYRAVLRTLDWAGVAAATGLAREEIVAAAKMFAASDATIVCWAMGLTQQREAVATIRELVNVQLLRGMIGRPGAGLCPVRGHSNVQGDRTMGIWHEPPRWSAAVGDLLGVAMPTTTGYDTVAALRAMRDGRVRVFMALGGNFAAATPDTAVTEAALRSCALTVHVSTKLNRSHVVPGETSLILPCLGRTERDRQLSGEQFVTVEDSMSAVHSSRGRLAPAAETLLSEVSIVSRLARALAPDSPIPWAEYEADYRAIRDVIAATVPGFDDFEARVARPGGFTLPHPPRDRLEFPTPSGKAHFTAGALSLIEVPEGRLLLQTVRSHDQYNTTIYGMDDRYRGIHAGRRVVFVNPDDLKALGIADGTMVDLVSEWSDEVERRAPRFRVVAYPSARGCAATYFPEANVLVPLDSTATGSNTPTSKQIIIRLEPA